The bacterium region GGCCGTCAACTGATCGGGCGTGTCTTCGTAGGGGAAACTCGCTTCCATTTCGCGCTGCCACGGCGTGTCGCCCGAAAAGATGATCCCGCGCTCCGCGCGTCGTTTGGCGTAGAGTTTGATCAAGTCTTCGGCGATGGAGACCAAGGACTCTTTGGTCTTACGTTTGACTTCGCGCCATTCCTTGCCGCCGATCTTCGACAGCGGCGGCTGAAAACCTTCCTTTGCCGAGTACTTCTGCACCGAGGCGAGGTTTTCGAGCTTGACAAACAGATGGATGCCGTCGCGGTATTCGATCTTCAGCACTTCGCGCTGCATGCCGCCCACCGCGATTTTCGTCAAACCGCAATAGCGGCCGATGCCGTGCTCGACGTGCACCACATAGTCTCCGACCTGCAGCGCATCAATGTCATGCAGCGGCACCGCGTTCTTGAACTTCATGAACTGGCGCTTGCGCCGCTTGCGCCCGAAGATGTCGTGGTCCACGAGCACTACGAGTCCGGCCGCCTCGAGCATGAAGCCGTGCCGCAGGCCGCCTTCGCGCGCGCTGAAGGAGTGCTCCGGCACGCCGCGCTCGACCAACACTTGCGCCAGCCGATCCGCTGCCAACTGATTGTCGCACAGCAGCACGGTTTCTAATTCGCGCGCGGTATATTCCTTCACGCGTTCGGCAAGCAACGGCAGATTCGACGCGAAGCGTTCCTGCGGCGCGCCGGCAAAATCGAGCGTATGCGACGGCGGCTGCGGTGACGTTTGCAGGAACACCTGCGCGAATCGCTGGACCGCACCGTAAATCAACTCCGGCTCCATCCACTTCCCGAGTTCGTGCAGCGCGCGTACCTGTTCGGGAATCGTGACCGGAATCTCTTCGTCGTCTTCATAGACGATGTCGTGCAGATCTTCGCTGAGGTGCGCGTCGTCTTCGTCGTCTTCGTCCGGCGCGGAGTTTCGCAAATCGCGCAGCCGCAGCCCGGGCTTGGCCGTGCGCTCTTCATAGCGCTCCTTGACGGCCATGTGCGCCGGTCGGCCTTCGGACCAGACAATGATCGTGTTTTCCGGCAGATGCTGGAGCAGATGTGAATTCCCCGCGCCCGGCGTCTCCGCCGCCATGATTGTCACGTCGCCGAGCTTGCCGGTCGAGCGCTGCGTCTGCGGATCGAAGCTGCGCAAGTCGTCAATGTCATCGCCGAAATATTCCACGCGCACCGCATGCGATCCGCCGAACGGATAGATGTCGAGCACCGCGCCGCGCACCGCGTATTGCCCCACGCCTTCGACCATCACTTCGCGCGTATAACCCGATTCGTGCAAGAATTGAATCAGCGAGTCGCGCGGCAGCGTCTCGCCCTTGGCGAGCGTGTAGGTATTGCGCGATACCTCCTGCAAGTCGGGCAGCGGATCGAGCAGCGCCGCCGCGGGCGCGACGATCAACGGCTGTTTCGACCGAGCGAGCGTCATCAGCACTTCGGCGCGCTCCGACAATTCAATCGGATTCAACTCGCGGTGGTAGTCCGGCAGCCCCGGAAACAGGCTCGTGACATTTTCACCCAGCAGTATCGTGAGATCGTCGGCAAACTCCTCGGCGTCCTCGAGCGTTTCGGCCACCAACAGCAGCGGCCGCCGCGATTTCTCAAACAGGTAGCTTGCCACCAGCACCGGCAGCGCGCCCGGTACGTTTTTCACGAGCACACCATGCCGCGCCTCCGACAGCGCGGTCAACGTCTCGGCAAAACCCGCGTATGAGTATATTCGTTGCTTTAATGAATCCATTATTGATCAGACGCCCCGCCAATTCTTCTTTGGCGTCTGCTGTCCTTATTCACTTTCAGAGCACGTCACTTCCACTTTGATCCGGTCGGGGTCTTCGAAAAACACGGCGTAGCTGTCTGGCCCGCCGGCGTGCGGATGGCGGTCTTGATATAGTATGGTCACGCCGCGCTCCCGCAGCTTGGTTGTCAGCGCGTCCACCTGCGCGGGTGACTGCGCGTGAAAGGCCAGATGATTCAGGCCCGTCCGGCAGCGATGATACTTTACATCCAGAAACCTCGGCTCGGTCTGGACGAACACTATATATGTGGAACCAGCGCGAAAGCTCACGCCCTGATCCCACTGCTGATAGACGGTGTAGCCTAACTCATCGCACAAGAGCCATGACCAGAATGCCCGCGTGCGCGCCAAGTCAAAGACATAAATTTCAATATGATGGAGCATGTTTCGCCCGTCAGGCTTTGCGCTTGGGCTTGACCCATTTGCTCATGTCGCCAA contains the following coding sequences:
- a CDS encoding VOC family protein, which produces MLHHIEIYVFDLARTRAFWSWLLCDELGYTVYQQWDQGVSFRAGSTYIVFVQTEPRFLDVKYHRCRTGLNHLAFHAQSPAQVDALTTKLRERGVTILYQDRHPHAGGPDSYAVFFEDPDRIKVEVTCSESE
- the mfd gene encoding transcription-repair coupling factor, which encodes MDSLKQRIYSYAGFAETLTALSEARHGVLVKNVPGALPVLVASYLFEKSRRPLLLVAETLEDAEEFADDLTILLGENVTSLFPGLPDYHRELNPIELSERAEVLMTLARSKQPLIVAPAAALLDPLPDLQEVSRNTYTLAKGETLPRDSLIQFLHESGYTREVMVEGVGQYAVRGAVLDIYPFGGSHAVRVEYFGDDIDDLRSFDPQTQRSTGKLGDVTIMAAETPGAGNSHLLQHLPENTIIVWSEGRPAHMAVKERYEERTAKPGLRLRDLRNSAPDEDDEDDAHLSEDLHDIVYEDDEEIPVTIPEQVRALHELGKWMEPELIYGAVQRFAQVFLQTSPQPPSHTLDFAGAPQERFASNLPLLAERVKEYTARELETVLLCDNQLAADRLAQVLVERGVPEHSFSAREGGLRHGFMLEAAGLVVLVDHDIFGRKRRKRQFMKFKNAVPLHDIDALQVGDYVVHVEHGIGRYCGLTKIAVGGMQREVLKIEYRDGIHLFVKLENLASVQKYSAKEGFQPPLSKIGGKEWREVKRKTKESLVSIAEDLIKLYAKRRAERGIIFSGDTPWQREMEASFPYEDTPDQLTASESVKRDMENPMPMDRLICGDVGYGKTEVAMRAAFKAVTDGKQVAVLVPTTILAQQHYRTFRERFKNWPVDVRVISRFQSKREQSEALKKLAAGDVDVIIGTHRLLSKDVQFDELGLLIIDEEHRFGVVQKEKIRSLRANVDVLAMSATPIPRTLHMALMGARDLSQITTPPPGRQPIETDVVPFSEKVIKEAVQHELTRGGQVFLVHNRIQSIAQVAEMLHRLLPNIRIGVAHGQMNEHELEQVMLDFSEQNLDVLISTMIIESGLDMPNVNTMIVNRADRLGVAQLHQLRGRIGRSSRKAYAYLLVPPHFEMSQIARSRLSALTNFSSLGAGFQLAMRDLEIRGAGNLLGREQSGYINSIGFEMYQQLIEEAVREVQTEHAQYEPEEKREVKLKIDTDAFMPEHYLPEGGLRLNIYRELARAKDVKKVMELSREVEDRFGKLPDPARTLFDMVRIRILAEQLGADEVNVMAARMELGFAADHAARDKMLALAARSDGYPIELDATKGVTVRLNLSKRPEWSAKLRYAEEYLAAVNGELVESL